The Funiculus sociatus GB2-C1 genomic interval AAGAAAAATATTTGTAGCTGGAAGAAACTCCGGCTCCCCCTTCCCTACTAGGGAAGGGAGCGGGGGGCTAGGTTTCTTATCTCCCGGTTCTATATCTTGGTAGGATAATTTGGCAACTAAATTTACAATTCGATATGAGCCTAGCACCTCACGGCGGTCAGCTAATTAATCGCATCGCTACACCGGAACAAAAACAAGAATTTCTCGATAAAGCCGACTATTTGCCCAGAGTGCAACTAGACGAAAGGGCGACATCGGATTTAGAACTGATTGCGATTGGGGGATTTAGTCCGCTAACTGGCTTTATGGAACAAGCCGACTACGATCGCGTAGTGATGGAAATGCGCCTTGCCAATGGTCTCCCGTGGTCAATTCCCGTCACGCTTTCGGTGGACGAGTCGGTAGCCGCAAATCTCAAAGAAGGCAGTTTGGTGCGTCTGGACGACCCGACTGGGCGCTTTGTCGGCGTTCTGGAACTAACGCAGAAATATCGCTACGACAAAACCCGCGAGGCCGTGAATGTTTATCGCACCGATGATGGAAAGCACCCAGGCGTTAAGGTTGTTTACAAGCAAGGAGAAATTCATCTTGCAGGATCAGTTTGGCTGTTGCAACGCGATCCTCATCCTTTATTCCCAAATTACCAAATAGATCCCGTTCAGTCTCGTGCCATGTTCAAGGAAAAGGGCTGGAAAACGATTGTCGGCTTCCAGACTCGCAACCCCATCCACAGGGCGCACGAATATATCCAGAAGTGTGCTTTAGAAACTGTAGATGGCTTGTTTTTGCATCCCTTGGTGGGAGTCACTAAAGACGATGACATCTCTGCTGAGATTCGGATGCGCTGCTACGAAATTATTCTGGAACACTACTATCCTCTAGACCGGGTAATTCTGGCAATTAATCCATCTGCGATGCGCTACGCTGGCCCCAGAGAGGCGATTTTCCATGCCCTAATTCGCAAGAATTACGGCTGTACTCACTTCATCGTTGGACGCGACCATGCGGGTGTCGGCGATTACTATGGAACTTACGATGCTCAGCACATTTTTGATGAGTTTGAACCGGGTGAATTGGGCATCACGCCGATGAAGTTTGAACACGCCTTCTACTGTACGCGCACTCAGACGATGGCGACGACGAAGACAAGTCCCAGCGCTCCTGGTGAACGCATTCACCTGTCGGGGACGAAGGTACGGGAAATGTTGCGGCGCGGTGAATTGCCACCACCAGAGTTTTCTCGCCCAGAAGTCGCAGCAGAATTGGCAAGGGCGATGCAGGTACCAGAGGAAGCAAAAAAATATGAGATTGCAAGTTTAAAATTTGAGATTTGAGATTTGAGATTGGAGGCTGCTTAAATTTGAAATCTTCAATTTGCAATTATCTGTATTCCCTAGACCCTGATAGGCTATAGCTGATGGCTCATAGCTAATAGCTGATATGGGATTGAAGCGGCGGAGTTTTCTGCAACGAGCGGGAATGGCGCTTTTGGCGCTGGGCGTAAGTGAAACGGCGCTATCTCTTCTACTGGGGGATCAAAGCCTAGCGGTGCCTCTGCTGGATCGCTATTATCAAGCGCTGGCACAACCGAATGGGCGAAAGTTGGCGCTACTTGTGGGAATTAACCAGTACCCCCATACCACGGAGACGAAAGTAGCGTCTCTTTTCGGTTGCGTGACGGATGTGGAACTGCAACGGGAACTTTTGATTCACAGGTTTGGCTTTCACCCCAGCGATATTTTGACGCTGACGGATGCTCAGGCAACGCGCCAAAATATTGAAACTGCTTTCCTTGAGCATTTGACAGCACAAGCTTCATCAGGTGATGTGGTGCTGTTCCACTTCAGCGGCTACGGTAGCCGCGTGGGAAGGATGAAGGATGAAGATGATTCTTTAATCCAAAATCCAAATTCTAGAATCCAAAATTCCTTAGTGCCAGTGGATGGCGTTTTGTCAACCAAAGGAACAGTAGCGAATGATTTGTTGGAAGAGACGCTGTTTTTGCTGTTGCGATCGCTTGCCACTGACCAAGTGACAACGGTACTCGATACCAGTTACAGTGACGGCGATACCGTCCTCCAGGGCAACCTGCGGATTCGCACTTGCCCGGAAACGGTCTTAGCGCAGCAAGCCAGCGACGAGGAACTAGCTTTTCAGGAAGAATTGCGATCGCGTCTCAAGTCTTCGCCAGAAGCACTCAACAAGCTGCTATCCGGCGAAACGCCTGGAATTGTTCTGGCGGCAGCTGGCCCTAATCAGCCAGCAACTGAGGCGCGTTGGGGCGGTTTTAGCGCCGGATTATTCACCTACGCCCTAACTCAACATCTCTGGCAAGCAACCTCACCCACGACGGTTCAGGTTAGCTTCAATCGGGCTGCTGGAGTTGTCGAACAACTGGTAGGTAAAGAGCAACAGCCCCAGCTAATGGGTCAAAAAAGTAACGAGCAATATGCGCTTGCCTATAATTTGACGCCTGAAATCGGTATTGGTGCGGATGGTGTGATTACGGCCGTGGAAGAAGGCGGCAAATTCTTACACTTGTGGCTGGCAGGATTACCAGCACCCATTTGGGAATATTACGGAGTAAATTCTCTGTTGGTGGTTAACAGCAATCAACTATCAACTCCGAACAATGAACAACCGGTACAAGTGCAAATTCGTTTTAAGGAGGGTTTGACTGCCAAGGCGCGAGTTGTTTTTGGGTCAGAAACGTCTAATTTACAAGTCGGGCAACTGGTACAAGAATCCATCCGCGTATTGCCCCGGAATATCGGCTTGACTGTGGCTCTAGATACCAAACTAGAACGAATTGAGCGCGTAGATGCAACCAGTGCCTTTGCCAATGTTAGTTCTGTCTCATCGGTTGTCACAGCAGGCGAACAACCCGCAGATTATTTGTTTGGCAAAGTCGAGACTACCGACTCGGCGGGCAGCTATGCACTATTTTCTCCCGGCCGGGATCTGATTTTCAACACAGCTGGAGAACCGACTGAAGCGGTAAAAATAGCTGTTAATCGTTTAACGCCGAAACTGAAAACACTGCTGGCGGCTAAGTTATGGCGTTTGACGGCAAATGAAGGGTCTTCTCGTCTCCCAATTGCGGCGACGTTGGAAATGATTTCTCCTACAGAACAGGTGCTGCTGCAACGAGAAACTTTGCGGAGGACGCAGGAAACTAATCTTGATTCAATCAATACCCAAAATTCAAAACTTTCCGCCCTTGCAGGCATCCCCACTTTACCAATTGGTAGCCGCGTCCAGTACCGAATTCAAAACTATAGCGATCGCCCGATTTATTTCATACTACTCGGCATCGATAGCAGCGGCTCTGGCATCGCCTATTATCCCCCGTCATTTCCCACTCCAGATGCCCTGGAACCCAACCCGACGGCGGCAGCAACCGCTGCCCTACAAGATGTTGTTATTCCGGCGGGGGCAACTCTGACGGTGCCACAACCTCCATCATTGGAATGGGCGATCTCAGCCCCGGCAGGGCCTGCGGAAATTCATCTGTTCGCCAGTCGCGCACCCTTTACCCAAACCCTTGCTGCCATGTCCTCTGGGCGGCGTTCCCAGCGCGAAGGAGTGTCCGAATTGTTTAACCCGCTAGTCGTGGCGCGGGCCTTGCTGCAAGATTTACATCAAGCTAGTGCGTTAGTTAAGCAAAACGCGATCGCGTCTGTGTCTGGAGAAAATATTGGTATATCCTCTGACAGCTATGCTTTAGATGTCAATGCCTGGGCAACTCTCAGCTTTGTTTATCAAGTAGGTTGAATCAAATTAAAGATGCCTAATTAAACTTCCATTTTAATTAGGCATCTTTAATTACTCTATAGGTGGGGATTGCACGAATTTTCCTAGTACCTGATAGTTTTGGCACACGTTGGGAATACTTAGATTAAAGCTAAGAGTATTCTCATGAAGATCAATAAGCAAGTTGCCCTGGCGCTTTCCTTCCTTTTTCTATCTGCTGCTGCTGCCGTTGCCCAACCTCAGCCTGCTGCCACAACCCTATCGGTTCAGGAACAGCAGGAAGTGGAACGATTGCGGCTTGAGTTGGAAATACGTGATCGCGTACAATCGGAAGTTGACCGCGCCTTTAGCCGCACCACAACTTTACTCAATACTTTACTATTTATATTAACTTTGTTTCCGATTGTGGCAGCTGTCGGCGTTTTTTTTCTACGTCGCAGTGTTATTAACCAAATAGTTTCTGGAACCCAAAATCAATTAGAGCAAATTCGAGAAAAATTTGCCACCCAACTAGAGGAACAAGTAACTGCTAACTTAAAAAATCTCACTGACAATACCCAAGTAGAATCTGACAGTCTTCTGAAACTAAACAACCTAATTTCAGAAGCTCAAGCTGTATTGGGAGAACTTAAAGAACAGAAAATTATTGTATCTCAAGAATTTGAAACACTGAGGTACAACCATTATTATGATCCACAAATTGAAACCATAAACTCTGAGGATCAAAATCACCTTTCGGAATTTACTTTAGATGCTCAATCTGATTTAGCAGTGCCAATTCAAGAATTGGATGCCAATGCTAACCAAATTTTAAATGCCAATGATTATTTAATCCAAGGAAATGCTTATTTTTCTGAAGGTCGTTATCTAGAGGCGAATCAATCTTATAACGCGGCTGTTAAGATTGAACCAAACTTTTCTGAAGCTCGGTATAACAACTCTCGTTGTTATGCGGTGCAATACCGGGTAAATTTAGCAATAGGTAATCTACAATGGGCAATTGATATTGAGCCTAATTATAAAGAAATGGCAAAAGCTGACTCTGCTTTTGATGCGATTCGCTCCGACGCTCAATTTAAAAAGTTGATTA includes:
- the sat gene encoding sulfate adenylyltransferase; the protein is MSLAPHGGQLINRIATPEQKQEFLDKADYLPRVQLDERATSDLELIAIGGFSPLTGFMEQADYDRVVMEMRLANGLPWSIPVTLSVDESVAANLKEGSLVRLDDPTGRFVGVLELTQKYRYDKTREAVNVYRTDDGKHPGVKVVYKQGEIHLAGSVWLLQRDPHPLFPNYQIDPVQSRAMFKEKGWKTIVGFQTRNPIHRAHEYIQKCALETVDGLFLHPLVGVTKDDDISAEIRMRCYEIILEHYYPLDRVILAINPSAMRYAGPREAIFHALIRKNYGCTHFIVGRDHAGVGDYYGTYDAQHIFDEFEPGELGITPMKFEHAFYCTRTQTMATTKTSPSAPGERIHLSGTKVREMLRRGELPPPEFSRPEVAAELARAMQVPEEAKKYEIASLKFEI
- a CDS encoding TPR end-of-group domain-containing protein, producing the protein MKINKQVALALSFLFLSAAAAVAQPQPAATTLSVQEQQEVERLRLELEIRDRVQSEVDRAFSRTTTLLNTLLFILTLFPIVAAVGVFFLRRSVINQIVSGTQNQLEQIREKFATQLEEQVTANLKNLTDNTQVESDSLLKLNNLISEAQAVLGELKEQKIIVSQEFETLRYNHYYDPQIETINSEDQNHLSEFTLDAQSDLAVPIQELDANANQILNANDYLIQGNAYFSEGRYLEANQSYNAAVKIEPNFSEARYNNSRCYAVQYRVNLAIGNLQWAIDIEPNYKEMAKADSAFDAIRSDAQFKKLISE
- a CDS encoding caspase family protein — protein: MGLKRRSFLQRAGMALLALGVSETALSLLLGDQSLAVPLLDRYYQALAQPNGRKLALLVGINQYPHTTETKVASLFGCVTDVELQRELLIHRFGFHPSDILTLTDAQATRQNIETAFLEHLTAQASSGDVVLFHFSGYGSRVGRMKDEDDSLIQNPNSRIQNSLVPVDGVLSTKGTVANDLLEETLFLLLRSLATDQVTTVLDTSYSDGDTVLQGNLRIRTCPETVLAQQASDEELAFQEELRSRLKSSPEALNKLLSGETPGIVLAAAGPNQPATEARWGGFSAGLFTYALTQHLWQATSPTTVQVSFNRAAGVVEQLVGKEQQPQLMGQKSNEQYALAYNLTPEIGIGADGVITAVEEGGKFLHLWLAGLPAPIWEYYGVNSLLVVNSNQLSTPNNEQPVQVQIRFKEGLTAKARVVFGSETSNLQVGQLVQESIRVLPRNIGLTVALDTKLERIERVDATSAFANVSSVSSVVTAGEQPADYLFGKVETTDSAGSYALFSPGRDLIFNTAGEPTEAVKIAVNRLTPKLKTLLAAKLWRLTANEGSSRLPIAATLEMISPTEQVLLQRETLRRTQETNLDSINTQNSKLSALAGIPTLPIGSRVQYRIQNYSDRPIYFILLGIDSSGSGIAYYPPSFPTPDALEPNPTAAATAALQDVVIPAGATLTVPQPPSLEWAISAPAGPAEIHLFASRAPFTQTLAAMSSGRRSQREGVSELFNPLVVARALLQDLHQASALVKQNAIASVSGENIGISSDSYALDVNAWATLSFVYQVG